A single region of the Actinoplanes sp. SE50/110 genome encodes:
- a CDS encoding MurR/RpiR family transcriptional regulator, whose protein sequence is MNDGVVRTAERVLDLFQGARLTPTQRRIAHSLVEHAAKAAYLSAAEVAEIAGVSQPSVTRFAMALGYSGYPALRRELRALASDAPSEPGGENAMQRAVLAETEHLRRLAEELQRPGDVRRAAELLAASRPLPVLGLRAAAPLAAYFGYFAAKAFPDVRVLDSGGTGLYDRLDQARAAGAGAMLAIVLPRYPRESVEAVHEAKAAGFAVVAITDSAVSPVSEAADVVLPAAVGTQLVFDLHTGPMAMAMVLLEAMCDAAPEPVQRRLEEFEASATRRNIFVA, encoded by the coding sequence ATCGCGCACAGCCTGGTCGAGCACGCGGCCAAGGCGGCCTATCTGTCGGCGGCCGAGGTGGCCGAGATCGCCGGGGTGAGTCAGCCGTCGGTGACCCGGTTCGCGATGGCGCTGGGCTACTCCGGATATCCGGCGCTGCGCCGCGAGCTGCGGGCGCTCGCCTCGGACGCGCCGAGCGAGCCGGGCGGGGAGAACGCGATGCAGCGGGCGGTGCTGGCCGAGACCGAGCATCTGCGCCGGCTCGCCGAGGAGCTGCAGCGGCCCGGCGATGTGCGGCGGGCGGCCGAGCTGCTGGCCGCCAGCCGGCCGCTGCCGGTGCTGGGATTGCGCGCGGCGGCTCCGCTCGCCGCGTATTTCGGGTATTTCGCCGCCAAGGCCTTCCCCGATGTGCGGGTGCTCGACAGCGGCGGGACCGGGTTGTACGACCGGCTGGATCAGGCCCGCGCGGCGGGCGCCGGTGCGATGCTGGCGATCGTGCTGCCGCGTTACCCGCGCGAGTCGGTCGAGGCGGTCCACGAGGCGAAGGCCGCCGGCTTCGCCGTGGTCGCGATCACCGACTCGGCGGTCAGCCCGGTGTCCGAGGCGGCCGACGTGGTGCTGCCCGCCGCGGTCGGCACCCAGCTCGTGTTCGACCTGCACACCGGGCCGATGGCGATGGCGATGGTGCTGCTCGAGGCGATGTGCGACGCCGCTCCGGAGCCGGTGCAACGCCGGCTTGAGGAGTTCGAGGCGTCGGCCACCCGCCGGAACATCTTTGTGGCGTAG
- the hutU gene encoding urocanate hydratase, which produces MDEIRAPRGTSYTAMGWPQEAAKRMLLNNLDPEVAERPEDLVVYGGTGRAARNWPSFHAIVRELDTLKGDETLLVQSGKPVGVLRTHEWAPRVLIANSNLVGDWATWPEFRRLEQLGLTMYGQMTAGSWIYIGTQGILQGTYETFAAVAAKRFGGDLGGTLTLTGGCGGMGGAQPLAVTMNGGVCLIVDVDRTRLQRRVDHRYLDVIADSLDDAINRALDAKSRKAAVSIGIVGNAAEVFPELLRRGVAIDIVTDQTSAHDPLSYVPIGVDVADALDYARTKPEEFTERSRASMAQHVQAMVGFQDAGAEVFDYGNSIRGEAQLHGYGRAFDFPGFVPAYIRPLFAEGKGPFRWAALSGDPADIAATDRAVLDLFPENEPLARWIRMAGERVAFQGLPARICWLGYGERDRAGVRFNDMVARGEVSAPLVIGRDHLDSGSVASPYRETEAMLDGSDAIADWPLLNALVNTASGASWVSIHHGGGVGIGRSIHAGQVCVADGTALAGQKIERVLTNDPAMGVLRHVDAGYESACAGDVRIPMRDE; this is translated from the coding sequence ATGGACGAGATCCGGGCACCGCGTGGCACGTCGTACACCGCAATGGGCTGGCCGCAGGAGGCCGCCAAGCGGATGCTGCTCAACAACCTCGACCCGGAGGTAGCCGAGCGGCCGGAAGATCTTGTGGTGTACGGGGGAACCGGCCGCGCCGCGCGCAACTGGCCGTCGTTCCACGCGATCGTCCGCGAGCTGGACACGCTCAAGGGCGACGAGACGCTGCTGGTGCAGTCCGGCAAACCGGTCGGGGTGCTGCGCACGCACGAGTGGGCGCCGCGGGTGCTGATCGCCAACTCGAACCTGGTCGGCGACTGGGCCACGTGGCCGGAGTTCCGCCGGCTGGAGCAGCTCGGGCTGACCATGTACGGGCAGATGACGGCCGGCTCGTGGATCTACATCGGGACGCAGGGCATCCTGCAGGGCACGTACGAGACGTTCGCCGCCGTGGCCGCCAAACGCTTCGGCGGCGACCTGGGCGGCACGCTCACGCTGACCGGCGGGTGCGGCGGGATGGGCGGCGCCCAGCCGCTCGCGGTGACCATGAACGGCGGCGTCTGCCTGATCGTGGACGTGGACCGGACCCGGCTGCAGCGTCGCGTCGACCACCGGTACCTGGACGTGATCGCCGACTCCCTGGACGACGCGATCAACCGGGCGCTGGACGCCAAGTCCCGGAAGGCCGCCGTCTCGATCGGCATCGTCGGCAACGCCGCCGAGGTCTTCCCCGAGCTGCTGCGCCGCGGCGTCGCGATCGACATCGTGACCGACCAGACCAGCGCGCACGACCCGCTGAGCTACGTGCCGATCGGCGTCGACGTGGCGGACGCCCTGGACTACGCGCGGACCAAGCCGGAGGAGTTCACCGAGCGGTCCCGGGCCAGCATGGCGCAGCACGTCCAAGCCATGGTCGGTTTCCAGGACGCGGGCGCCGAGGTGTTCGACTACGGCAACTCCATCCGCGGGGAGGCCCAGCTGCACGGATACGGCCGGGCGTTCGACTTCCCGGGGTTCGTGCCGGCGTACATCCGGCCGCTGTTCGCCGAGGGCAAGGGCCCGTTCCGCTGGGCGGCACTCTCCGGCGATCCGGCCGACATCGCGGCCACCGACCGGGCCGTGCTCGACCTGTTCCCGGAGAACGAGCCGCTGGCCCGGTGGATCCGGATGGCCGGTGAGCGGGTCGCCTTCCAGGGGCTGCCGGCCCGGATCTGCTGGCTCGGCTACGGCGAGCGGGACCGGGCCGGGGTCCGGTTCAACGACATGGTGGCTCGCGGCGAGGTGTCCGCGCCGCTGGTGATCGGCCGGGACCACCTGGACTCCGGGTCGGTCGCCTCGCCCTACCGGGAGACCGAGGCGATGCTCGACGGGTCCGACGCGATCGCCGACTGGCCGCTGCTGAACGCGCTGGTCAACACCGCCTCCGGGGCGAGCTGGGTGTCGATCCACCACGGTGGCGGGGTGGGCATCGGGCGTAGCATCCACGCCGGGCAGGTGTGCGTGGCCGACGGGACCGCGCTGGCCGGGCAGAAGATCGAGCGGGTGCTGACCAACGACCCGGCGATGGGCGTGCTGCGGCACGTGGACGCCGGGTACGAGTCGGCGTGCGCCGGTGACGTGCGGATTCCGATGCGCGATGAGTGA
- a CDS encoding allantoate amidohydrolase, with product MSDFARLWGEIAGIGRASSGGYLRYALTPPEMRLREWFRGQAGSRGMTVTEDGNGNLFAWCGEPWAPGTVLTGSHFDSVPHGGGYDGPLGIVGAFLALDQVGHSRNIAIGAFVDEEGGRFGVPCLGSRLLTGAITPSQAAALTDRDGVSFGEALGSVPTGKITSISDISAFVELHIEQGRALEVPVGVGSAIWPHGRWRLEFAGAGDHAGTTRMTDRRDPMLTFAYTVLAANKEARLLGAHATMGRVQAEPNATNAIPSLVHGWLDARAADTATLDRLLESVIKKATERAGRDGTDLTVVAESVTGEVAFDTELAGRLSALLGDVPILPTGAGHDAGVLSAHVPTAMLFVRNPTGVSHAPAEGASDEDCEAGIDALARVLEALT from the coding sequence ATGAGTGACTTCGCGAGGCTCTGGGGAGAGATCGCCGGGATCGGGCGCGCTTCCAGCGGAGGATATCTGCGGTACGCGCTGACGCCGCCGGAAATGCGGCTGCGGGAGTGGTTCCGGGGTCAGGCGGGGTCGCGGGGGATGACCGTGACCGAGGACGGCAACGGGAATCTGTTCGCCTGGTGCGGGGAGCCGTGGGCGCCGGGGACCGTGCTGACCGGCTCGCATTTCGACTCGGTGCCGCACGGTGGCGGTTACGACGGGCCGCTGGGCATCGTGGGTGCGTTCCTCGCGCTGGACCAGGTCGGACATTCCCGAAATATCGCGATTGGTGCTTTCGTCGACGAAGAGGGCGGGCGGTTCGGCGTGCCGTGTCTCGGCTCCCGGCTGCTGACCGGGGCGATCACGCCATCCCAGGCGGCCGCGTTGACCGACCGGGACGGGGTCAGCTTCGGGGAGGCGCTCGGGAGTGTGCCAACTGGGAAGATCACCTCAATAAGTGACATATCAGCCTTTGTTGAGCTACATATCGAGCAGGGGCGTGCGCTCGAAGTCCCGGTCGGCGTCGGCAGCGCGATCTGGCCGCACGGCCGTTGGCGGCTGGAGTTCGCCGGCGCCGGTGACCACGCCGGCACCACCCGGATGACCGACCGCCGCGATCCGATGCTCACCTTCGCCTACACCGTGCTGGCCGCCAACAAGGAGGCCCGCCTGCTCGGCGCGCACGCCACGATGGGCCGGGTCCAGGCCGAGCCGAACGCCACCAACGCCATCCCGTCGCTGGTCCACGGCTGGCTCGACGCCCGGGCCGCGGACACCGCCACGCTCGACCGGCTGCTCGAATCGGTGATCAAGAAGGCGACCGAGCGGGCCGGCCGGGACGGCACCGACCTGACCGTGGTCGCCGAGTCGGTGACCGGCGAGGTGGCCTTCGACACGGAGCTGGCCGGGCGACTGTCCGCGCTGCTCGGTGACGTGCCGATCCTGCCGACCGGCGCCGGGCACGACGCCGGGGTGCTGTCCGCGCACGTGCCGACCGCGATGCTGTTCGTCCGCAATCCGACCGGGGTGTCGCACGCGCCGGCCGAGGGGGCCTCGGACGAGGACTGCGAGGCGGGGATCGACGCGCTGGCACGGGTTCTGGAGGCGCTGACGTGA
- a CDS encoding formimidoylglutamate deiminase, with translation MTAYVAQYAWIGDEVRENVGIEIADGRISRVSTGISGERLSGLVLPGMANAHSHAFHRALRGRTHGDRGSFWTWRDLMYRVAGRLDPDNYFALARAAYGEMALAGITCVGEFHYLHHGPDGTRYADPNAMGHALTAAAAEAGIRITLLDAVYLTAGVDGKPLDGVQRRFGDGDYDGWYSRFDALRGGGHVRIGAALHSVRAAPADGMAAFAARTDGLPVHVHLSEQPAENEQCRAVHGCSPTELLDAMGVWQPMTTAVHATHLTDADRALVEGSHACFCPTTERDLADGIGPARALADGGTTLTLGSDSHAVIDLFEEARGLELDERLATRQRGHFTAAELITAATRAGHASLGWSDAGEIAVGQRADLVAVSLDSPRTAGIDPAGTVFAATAADVTDVIVDGRPVVRDGRHLGMDVPAALRSAIAAVL, from the coding sequence GTGACGGCCTATGTCGCGCAGTACGCCTGGATCGGCGACGAGGTCAGAGAGAATGTCGGCATCGAGATCGCCGACGGCCGGATAAGCCGGGTATCAACCGGGATTTCGGGTGAAAGGCTGTCGGGTCTCGTTCTGCCGGGGATGGCGAACGCGCACTCGCACGCCTTCCACCGCGCTCTGCGCGGCCGCACCCACGGCGACCGCGGCAGCTTCTGGACCTGGCGCGACCTGATGTACCGGGTCGCCGGCCGTCTCGACCCGGACAACTACTTCGCCCTGGCCCGGGCGGCCTACGGCGAGATGGCGCTGGCCGGCATCACCTGCGTCGGCGAATTCCACTACCTGCACCACGGGCCGGACGGCACCCGGTACGCCGACCCGAACGCGATGGGTCACGCGCTGACCGCCGCCGCCGCCGAGGCCGGCATCCGGATCACCCTGCTCGACGCGGTGTACCTGACCGCCGGTGTCGACGGCAAGCCCCTCGACGGCGTGCAGCGCCGGTTCGGCGACGGCGACTACGACGGGTGGTATTCCCGGTTCGACGCCCTGCGCGGCGGTGGCCACGTCCGGATCGGCGCGGCCCTGCACTCGGTGCGCGCCGCCCCGGCGGACGGGATGGCCGCCTTCGCCGCACGCACCGACGGCCTGCCGGTCCACGTGCACCTCTCCGAGCAGCCGGCCGAGAACGAGCAGTGCCGGGCGGTGCACGGCTGCTCCCCCACCGAACTGCTCGACGCCATGGGTGTCTGGCAGCCGATGACCACCGCGGTGCACGCCACCCACCTGACCGACGCCGATCGCGCGCTGGTGGAGGGCAGCCACGCCTGTTTCTGCCCCACCACCGAACGCGACCTGGCCGACGGCATCGGCCCGGCCCGCGCCCTGGCCGACGGCGGCACCACGCTGACCCTGGGCAGCGACAGCCACGCCGTGATCGACCTCTTCGAGGAGGCGCGCGGCCTGGAGCTGGACGAGCGGCTGGCCACCCGGCAGCGCGGGCACTTCACCGCGGCCGAGCTGATCACCGCGGCCACCCGGGCCGGGCACGCGTCGCTGGGCTGGTCCGACGCTGGAGAGATTGCCGTCGGGCAGCGGGCCGACCTGGTCGCGGTGTCCCTGGACAGCCCGCGCACCGCGGGCATCGACCCGGCCGGGACGGTCTTCGCGGCCACCGCGGCGGATGTCACCGACGTGATCGTGGACGGGCGACCGGTGGTCCGCGACGGACGGCATCTCGGCATGGACGTGCCGGCCGCACTGCGCTCGGCGATCGCGGCGGTGCTGTGA